A single window of Polyodon spathula isolate WHYD16114869_AA chromosome 2, ASM1765450v1, whole genome shotgun sequence DNA harbors:
- the LOC121301296 gene encoding COP9 signalosome complex subunit 4 isoform X1, translating into MAAAVRQELAQLMNSSGSHKDLSGKYRQILEKAVQFSGAEQLEALKAFVEAMVNENVSLVISRQLLTDFCTHLPNLPDGTAKEIYHFTLEKIQPRVISFEEQVASIRQHLATIYEKEEDWRNAALVLVGIPLETGQKQYNVDYKLDTYLKIARLYLEDDDPVQAEAYINRASLLQNESTNEQLQIHYKVCYARVLDYKRKFIEAAQRYNELSYKSIVHESERLEALKHALHCTILASAGQQRSRMLATLFKDERCQQLAAYGILEKMYLDRIIRGNQLQEFAAMLMPHQKATTADGSSILDRAVIEHNLLSASKLYNNITFEELGALLEIPPAKGSFPAVEAPGYRCDLAEKIASQMITEGRMNGFIDQIDGIVHFETREPLPTWDKQIQSLCFQVNNLLEKISQAAPEWTAQAMEAQMTQ; encoded by the exons ATGGCGGCGGCGGTGAGGCAGGAGTTGGCCCAACTTATGAATTCTAGTGGATCGCACAAAGATCTGTCTGGGAA GTATCGACAGATCCTTGAAAAAGCTGTTCAGTTTAGTGGCGCAGAGCAGCTCGAGGCTTTGAAAGCTTTTGTGGAAGCCA TGGTGAATGAAAATGTCAGTTTAGTGATCTCAAGGCAGCTGCTGACTGACTTCTGCACTCACCTTCCCAATCTTCCTGATGGCACTGCAAAGGAGATATACCACTTCACACTGGAGAAGATCCAGCCCAGGGTCATTTCATTTGAAGAGCAG GTGGCTTCAATCCGACAGCACCTTGCAACGATCTACGAGAAAGAGGAGGACTGGAGGAATGCTGCTCTAGTCCTAGTGGGCATTCCTTTGGAGACAGGACAAAA GCAGTATAACGTGGATTACAAACTAGACACCTATTTGAAAATCGCTCGTCTATACCTTGAGGATGATGATCCAGTCCAAGCGGAAGCTTACATTAACCGAGCCTCTCTGCTCCAAAACGAGTCCACCAACGAACAGCTGCAAATACACTACAAG GTGTGCTATGCCAGAGTCCTGGACTACAAAAGAAAATTTATAGAAGCGGCACAGAGATACAACGAGCTCTCATATAAATCTATTGTACATGAAAGTGAACGGCTGGAAGCCCTGAAGCACGCCCTGCACTGTACAATCCTGGCCTCAGCAG GACAGCAGCGGTCTCGCATGCTGGCCACTCTGTTTAAGGACGAGCGTTGTCAGCAGCTGGCTGCCTATGGGATCCTAGAGAAGATGTATCTAGACAGGATCATTCGGGGGAACCAGCTGCAGGAGTTTGCTGCCATGCTAATGCCTCATCAGAAAGCAACCACAGCCGATG GTTCAAGTATCCTGGACAGAGCAGTCATTGAGCACAACCTGCTTTCTGCCAGCAAGCTCTAcaataatattacatttgaagAGCTGGGGGCTCTACTGGAGATCCCGCCAGCCAAG GGCTCTTTTCCCGCTGTCGAAGCCCCTGGTTACAGATGCGACTTG GCAGAAAAGATAGCCTCCCAAATGATAACAGAGGGTCGAATGAATGGCTTCATCGATCAGATAGATGGCATTGTTCATTTTGAAA CTCGTGAGCCTTTGCCCACCTGGGACAAGCAGATCCAGTCGCTGTGTTTCCAAGTCAATAACCTCCTGGAGAAGATCAGCCAGGCAGCGCCCGAGTGGACAGCGCAAGCAATGGAAGCACAGATGACCCAGTAA
- the LOC121301296 gene encoding COP9 signalosome complex subunit 4 isoform X2 encodes MAAAVRQELAQLMNSSGSHKDLSGKYRQILEKAVQFSGAEQLEALKAFVEAMVNENVSLVISRQLLTDFCTHLPNLPDGTAKEIYHFTLEKIQPRVISFEEQVASIRQHLATIYEKEEDWRNAALVLVGIPLETGQKQYNVDYKLDTYLKIARLYLEDDDPVQAEAYINRASLLQNESTNEQLQIHYKVCYARVLDYKRKFIEAAQRYNELSYKSIVHESERLEALKHALHCTILASAGQQRSRMLATLFKDERCQQLAAYGILEKMYLDRIIRGNQLQEFAAMLMPHQKATTADGSSILDRAVIEHNLLSASKLYNNITFEELGALLEIPPAKAEKIASQMITEGRMNGFIDQIDGIVHFETREPLPTWDKQIQSLCFQVNNLLEKISQAAPEWTAQAMEAQMTQ; translated from the exons ATGGCGGCGGCGGTGAGGCAGGAGTTGGCCCAACTTATGAATTCTAGTGGATCGCACAAAGATCTGTCTGGGAA GTATCGACAGATCCTTGAAAAAGCTGTTCAGTTTAGTGGCGCAGAGCAGCTCGAGGCTTTGAAAGCTTTTGTGGAAGCCA TGGTGAATGAAAATGTCAGTTTAGTGATCTCAAGGCAGCTGCTGACTGACTTCTGCACTCACCTTCCCAATCTTCCTGATGGCACTGCAAAGGAGATATACCACTTCACACTGGAGAAGATCCAGCCCAGGGTCATTTCATTTGAAGAGCAG GTGGCTTCAATCCGACAGCACCTTGCAACGATCTACGAGAAAGAGGAGGACTGGAGGAATGCTGCTCTAGTCCTAGTGGGCATTCCTTTGGAGACAGGACAAAA GCAGTATAACGTGGATTACAAACTAGACACCTATTTGAAAATCGCTCGTCTATACCTTGAGGATGATGATCCAGTCCAAGCGGAAGCTTACATTAACCGAGCCTCTCTGCTCCAAAACGAGTCCACCAACGAACAGCTGCAAATACACTACAAG GTGTGCTATGCCAGAGTCCTGGACTACAAAAGAAAATTTATAGAAGCGGCACAGAGATACAACGAGCTCTCATATAAATCTATTGTACATGAAAGTGAACGGCTGGAAGCCCTGAAGCACGCCCTGCACTGTACAATCCTGGCCTCAGCAG GACAGCAGCGGTCTCGCATGCTGGCCACTCTGTTTAAGGACGAGCGTTGTCAGCAGCTGGCTGCCTATGGGATCCTAGAGAAGATGTATCTAGACAGGATCATTCGGGGGAACCAGCTGCAGGAGTTTGCTGCCATGCTAATGCCTCATCAGAAAGCAACCACAGCCGATG GTTCAAGTATCCTGGACAGAGCAGTCATTGAGCACAACCTGCTTTCTGCCAGCAAGCTCTAcaataatattacatttgaagAGCTGGGGGCTCTACTGGAGATCCCGCCAGCCAAG GCAGAAAAGATAGCCTCCCAAATGATAACAGAGGGTCGAATGAATGGCTTCATCGATCAGATAGATGGCATTGTTCATTTTGAAA CTCGTGAGCCTTTGCCCACCTGGGACAAGCAGATCCAGTCGCTGTGTTTCCAAGTCAATAACCTCCTGGAGAAGATCAGCCAGGCAGCGCCCGAGTGGACAGCGCAAGCAATGGAAGCACAGATGACCCAGTAA
- the LOC121301312 gene encoding trypsin inhibitor ClTI-1-like yields MNPSFVLVFLIFICFSDSGAKPYRTPACYKYPLEGCPFIFLPVCGTDGNSYANECVLCHTIRKTKKMIQIVKARQC; encoded by the exons ATGAATCCAAGTTTTGTCCTTGTTTTCCTGATTTTCATTTGCTTCTCTg ATTCAGGAGCAAAACCTTAcagaact CCTGCCTGTTACAAATACCCACTCGAGGGATGCCCTTTCATTTTCCTACCAGTTTGTGGCACAGATGGTAACAGCTATGCAAATGAATGTGTTCTGTGCCACACAATAAG AAAAACCAAGAAGATGATCCAGATTGTCAAAGCCAGACAGTGCTGA